In Deinococcus proteolyticus MRP, a single genomic region encodes these proteins:
- a CDS encoding DNA polymerase/3'-5' exonuclease PolX codes for MADVTRKDLVRALNATADLLDVLGSDEGGFRATAYRNAARSLDRHEASLEELQQTRFAGVPKVGKGIAAELLAYLDSGRFAPLDEAAEGVPEGVQGLFAVRGLGPKKVRALWDAGIDSVPALRDAAQSGILAAVKGFGAKGAQTLGQAAQFVLDAQDRFLLSQATLAAEAVAGALAQAGFGTEFSGDLGRSRDTLGGADLTVSGGEPAAWAQTLAALEGWAAGEQTAESLSGRWGGVPVRLERGEPAALFLPFDEPEHAGLTLPEPAALLQVADIQGMLHTHSVWSDGTATLREMVAGVQTLGHAYLGTGDHSQSAAYAGGLTPPRLREYIAEIRALQAEGLPILAGAEVDILPDGSLDYADDLLAELDYVVASVHSGFGLSAADQTARLVRAASHPLVNILGHPTGRLLLRREGYALDIDAVLDACAASGTAAEINANPWRLDLRWQDVLRWRGRVKFSINTDAHSVAGLRDLRYGVLMAQKAGLTSADVVNCLDMAAFRAWARPVSSGG; via the coding sequence ATGGCTGATGTCACCCGCAAAGACCTGGTCCGCGCCCTGAACGCGACCGCCGACCTGTTGGATGTGCTGGGAAGCGACGAGGGCGGGTTCCGGGCCACCGCTTACCGCAACGCCGCCCGCAGCCTGGACCGCCACGAGGCGAGCTTGGAGGAGTTGCAACAGACGCGGTTCGCCGGTGTGCCCAAAGTCGGCAAGGGCATCGCCGCCGAGCTGCTGGCCTACCTTGACTCGGGCCGCTTTGCCCCGCTCGACGAGGCCGCCGAAGGGGTGCCCGAAGGCGTGCAGGGGCTGTTTGCTGTGCGTGGGCTGGGGCCGAAAAAGGTGCGAGCGCTGTGGGACGCGGGCATTGACTCGGTGCCTGCCCTGCGCGACGCGGCGCAGAGTGGCATACTGGCCGCCGTCAAGGGCTTCGGGGCCAAGGGCGCACAGACGCTGGGCCAGGCAGCGCAGTTCGTACTGGACGCGCAGGACCGCTTCCTGCTCTCGCAGGCGACCCTGGCGGCGGAAGCGGTTGCCGGAGCACTCGCGCAGGCTGGCTTCGGGACCGAGTTCAGCGGTGACCTGGGCCGTAGCCGCGACACGCTGGGCGGGGCCGACCTGACTGTAAGTGGGGGAGAGCCTGCCGCCTGGGCCCAGACGTTGGCGGCACTGGAAGGTTGGGCGGCGGGCGAGCAGACCGCCGAGAGCCTGAGCGGGCGCTGGGGCGGCGTGCCTGTGCGGTTGGAGCGTGGCGAGCCTGCTGCTCTTTTTCTGCCGTTCGATGAACCCGAACACGCGGGCCTGACCCTGCCCGAGCCAGCCGCGCTGCTGCAAGTGGCCGACATTCAGGGGATGCTGCACACCCACTCGGTCTGGTCCGACGGCACCGCCACCCTGCGCGAGATGGTGGCGGGCGTGCAGACGCTGGGGCACGCTTACCTTGGCACGGGCGACCATTCGCAGTCGGCAGCCTACGCGGGTGGGCTAACGCCGCCGCGCCTGCGCGAGTACATCGCGGAAATCCGTGCCCTGCAAGCCGAGGGCCTGCCCATCCTGGCGGGGGCCGAGGTGGACATTCTCCCTGACGGCTCGCTCGACTACGCCGACGACCTGCTGGCCGAGCTGGACTATGTGGTGGCGAGCGTGCACTCGGGCTTCGGGCTGAGTGCTGCCGACCAGACGGCGCGGCTGGTGCGGGCCGCCTCGCACCCGCTGGTGAATATCCTGGGCCACCCCACCGGACGCCTGCTGCTGCGCCGCGAGGGCTACGCGCTGGACATTGACGCCGTGCTGGACGCCTGCGCTGCTTCGGGCACCGCCGCCGAAATCAATGCCAACCCCTGGCGGCTGGACCTGCGCTGGCAGGACGTGCTGCGCTGGCGCGGACGGGTCAAGTTCAGCATCAACACCGACGCACACTCGGTGGCGGGCCTGCGCGACCTGCGCTACGGCGTGCTGATGGCGCAGAAAGCGGGCCTGACCTCTGCCGACGTGGTGAACTGCCTGGATATGGCGGCGTTCAGGGCGTGGGCGAGGCCAGTGAGCAGCGGGGGATAG